Proteins from one Lacrimispora sphenoides genomic window:
- a CDS encoding type IV pilus twitching motility protein PilT: protein MKVKDLLSAAVAQKASDIFLVPGMPFSYKIGSRIINQNEEKLSSDQMEVLITELYELAGNRTMEKVREHGDDDFSFALPGVSRFRSSIFRQRGSLAAVIRVVTFELPDYRTLHIPEVVMEVARMTKGFVLVTGPAGSGKTTTLACIIDKINNTRNSHVITLEDPLEYLHRHKKSVVTQREVTTDTDSYVTGLRAALRQAPDVILVGEMRDYETIRIAMTAAETGHLVISTLHTVGAANTIDRIIDNFPPNQQQQIRMQLSMVVQAVVSQQLIPAVDGSVYPAFEIMFFNNAIRNMIRESKTHQIDSVIATGQGEGMISMDTSILNLYKEGKITRENAIIYSGNSELMAKKIDRGL, encoded by the coding sequence AAGATTTGTTAAGTGCTGCTGTGGCGCAGAAAGCATCGGATATTTTCCTGGTGCCAGGTATGCCGTTTTCATATAAAATAGGAAGCAGGATCATAAATCAGAATGAAGAAAAGCTATCTTCGGATCAAATGGAGGTATTGATCACTGAATTGTATGAGTTGGCGGGAAACAGAACCATGGAGAAGGTGCGGGAGCATGGGGATGATGATTTTTCCTTTGCCCTTCCTGGGGTTTCCAGGTTTCGTTCCAGCATATTCCGTCAGAGAGGTTCCCTTGCAGCTGTAATCCGGGTGGTGACCTTTGAACTGCCTGATTACAGAACGCTTCATATTCCTGAGGTTGTTATGGAGGTTGCCAGGATGACAAAGGGATTTGTCCTGGTCACAGGGCCGGCGGGAAGCGGTAAGACTACCACCCTGGCCTGTATCATTGACAAGATCAATAATACCCGTAACTCCCATGTGATTACTTTGGAAGATCCTCTTGAATATCTGCACCGCCATAAGAAGAGCGTGGTGACTCAGAGGGAGGTAACCACAGACACGGACAGCTATGTGACCGGCCTTCGGGCGGCTCTGCGCCAGGCACCGGATGTGATCCTTGTGGGTGAGATGAGGGATTATGAAACCATACGGATCGCCATGACAGCAGCAGAAACCGGTCATCTGGTGATTTCAACCCTGCATACGGTGGGAGCGGCCAATACCATTGACCGCATCATTGATAACTTCCCGCCAAACCAGCAGCAGCAGATCCGGATGCAGCTTTCCATGGTAGTTCAGGCCGTGGTCTCCCAGCAGCTGATTCCTGCTGTGGATGGAAGTGTCTATCCTGCATTTGAAATCATGTTTTTCAATAATGCCATCCGGAATATGATCCGCGAGTCCAAAACCCATCAGATCGATTCTGTAATCGCCACCGGTCAGGGAGAAGGTATGATTTCTATGGATACCAGTATATTAAATTTATATAAAGAAGGAAAGATCACAAGGGAAAACGCCATCATCTACAGCGGAAACAGTGAATTGATGGCAAAAAAAATCGATCGTGGACTGTAA
- a CDS encoding L-lactate dehydrogenase, with product MRTDKRKIVLVGTGMVGMSYAYSLLNQGVCDELVLIDINRKRAEGEAMDLNHGLAFSASHMKIYAGEYKDCSDADIVVICAGVAQKSGETRLDLLKRNAAVFRSIVQPVTESGFNGIFLVATNPVDIMTRITYSLSGFNPKRVIGSGTTLDTARLRYLLGDSLRVDPRNVHAYVMGEHGDSEFVPWSQAMIATKPILSLCEEEGMVCRSELERIEDEVRGAAYRIIEAKQATYYGIGMALTRITRAILGDENSVFTVSAMLRGEYGQSEVYAGVPCIINKNGIQRIISLSLTDGEMKQFQNSCDTLRDSFDGIL from the coding sequence ATGAGAACAGATAAAAGAAAAATTGTATTAGTCGGTACAGGCATGGTCGGAATGAGTTATGCCTATTCCCTTTTGAACCAGGGAGTTTGCGATGAACTTGTTTTGATTGACATCAACCGGAAAAGAGCGGAGGGCGAGGCAATGGACTTAAACCATGGACTTGCTTTTTCTGCATCCCATATGAAGATTTATGCAGGAGAATACAAAGACTGCTCGGATGCGGACATTGTTGTGATCTGCGCTGGAGTAGCCCAGAAGTCCGGGGAGACAAGGCTTGATTTGCTAAAGCGTAATGCAGCCGTATTCCGGTCCATTGTGCAGCCGGTAACGGAATCAGGCTTTAACGGGATTTTCCTGGTGGCGACTAATCCGGTGGATATCATGACGAGAATTACCTATTCGTTGTCAGGCTTTAATCCCAAGCGGGTGATTGGAAGCGGCACGACTCTCGATACTGCCAGGCTCCGGTATTTGTTAGGGGATTCCTTGCGGGTAGATCCAAGAAATGTCCATGCCTATGTCATGGGGGAGCACGGAGACAGTGAGTTTGTGCCCTGGAGCCAGGCCATGATCGCCACAAAGCCCATCCTTTCCCTTTGCGAAGAGGAGGGCATGGTATGCAGGAGTGAACTGGAACGGATCGAAGACGAGGTCCGGGGAGCCGCTTACCGGATCATTGAGGCCAAGCAGGCCACTTATTATGGGATCGGCATGGCTCTCACCAGGATCACCAGGGCTATCCTCGGGGATGAAAATAGCGTTTTTACGGTATCTGCTATGCTGAGGGGAGAATACGGGCAGTCTGAGGTATATGCAGGTGTCCCCTGTATCATCAATAAAAACGGGATTCAGAGGATCATTTCCCTGTCATTAACGGATGGAGAGATGAAACAGTTTCAAAATTCGTGTGATACCCTTCGGGATAGTTTTGATGGCATATTATAA
- a CDS encoding transglycosylase domain-containing protein produces MAKHKKKRKSPWSIFFRPIKVILFVFLGVMVLGCLAGGIVFLKYQNEIMACKEKADAIISKTVKTDFSQPTDTRIYDSAGTLIGTINSGHYEYVPISGISMNLQNAYVAQEDRRFYKHHGIDYKGLMRAGVVYLKNKGKATQGGSTITQQVIKNTYLTQEKTIQRKLTEFFAAPRMEDKYSKSDILEFYCNTNFFANRCYGVSEASRYYFDKEAKDLTVWEAATLAGISNNPSRYDPVAHPENATWKRNQIIDNMALCKFITEEEKENAKAQPLTVAKIYEPGTKENYLTSYAIHCAALELMKNEDFVFQYVFNNQASYESYREQYQELYQAKSDMIRNGGFEIHTSLETPIQNSLQEIIDNRLKGFKDLQENGKFALQGAAVCIDNQTGYVVAIVGGRGTDDEYNRGFLSKRQPGSTIKPLIDYAPAFETGYYYPSRLVNDHLFDKGPKNSGGKYFGNISVREALNRSLNTVAWQVLGDIGVDKGISYLGKMHFAGISYQDNGNSSMSIGGFTEGARVVDMARGYSVLANNGLYSNKTCIVSLESQYDGEIYNGNQADERIFTEDTAYMITDVLKGTLDKPYGTGNGLGLGVPAAGKTGTTNSNKDTWFCGYTKHYTTAVWVGYDTPKAMPGVYGKTYSGKIWQEFMAEINDGLPVLDWDMPATVSFKNVDSTGEKTDAETGRKDLFSSVAEQTAKANGSKWKEEEERKKLEAQAQREQDASKEARQAVEQTVSALQSLIGELSALSHRDSSTEETISTAYTLLDQLTGTEYYDGLKTQLDEAASHASSLTWQEDSSGKPQEIGPGVTKPKETVPPVFPGDMDSDEDYAPGFGPGGPDSGAQAVGPGME; encoded by the coding sequence ATGGCAAAACATAAAAAGAAACGAAAAAGTCCATGGTCCATATTCTTTCGGCCCATTAAAGTCATTCTTTTCGTATTTCTGGGAGTTATGGTTTTAGGATGCCTTGCCGGCGGCATTGTATTCTTAAAATATCAGAATGAGATTATGGCCTGCAAAGAAAAAGCGGATGCCATTATAAGCAAGACGGTCAAGACTGATTTTTCCCAGCCAACGGATACGAGAATCTATGATTCTGCCGGAACTTTGATCGGAACTATCAATTCCGGTCACTATGAATATGTCCCGATTTCAGGGATCAGCATGAATCTTCAGAATGCCTATGTAGCCCAGGAGGACAGAAGATTTTATAAGCATCATGGCATCGACTACAAGGGGTTAATGCGTGCAGGTGTCGTATACTTAAAAAACAAAGGCAAAGCCACCCAGGGAGGAAGCACCATCACCCAGCAGGTGATTAAGAATACCTATCTGACCCAGGAGAAGACGATCCAGAGAAAGCTGACCGAATTTTTTGCAGCGCCCCGCATGGAGGATAAGTATTCCAAGTCAGACATCCTGGAATTTTACTGCAATACCAATTTCTTTGCCAACCGGTGTTACGGCGTATCTGAGGCCAGCCGCTATTATTTTGATAAGGAAGCAAAGGATTTAACCGTGTGGGAGGCGGCTACCTTAGCGGGAATCAGTAATAATCCGTCAAGGTATGATCCGGTGGCCCATCCGGAAAACGCAACGTGGAAGAGGAACCAGATCATCGATAATATGGCTCTCTGTAAGTTTATTACGGAAGAGGAAAAGGAAAACGCCAAGGCCCAGCCTTTGACAGTTGCCAAGATCTATGAGCCGGGAACAAAGGAGAATTATCTGACAAGCTATGCCATACACTGCGCTGCTTTGGAATTAATGAAGAACGAAGATTTTGTTTTCCAGTATGTTTTTAATAACCAGGCTTCTTATGAATCTTATAGAGAACAGTACCAGGAACTTTATCAGGCAAAGAGTGATATGATCCGAAACGGAGGCTTTGAAATACATACCAGCCTGGAGACACCTATCCAGAACTCCTTGCAGGAGATTATTGACAACCGGCTGAAAGGCTTTAAGGATCTGCAGGAGAATGGGAAATTCGCCTTACAGGGGGCAGCGGTATGCATTGACAACCAGACCGGATATGTGGTGGCAATTGTGGGCGGCCGGGGTACGGATGATGAGTACAACCGGGGATTCCTAAGCAAGCGTCAGCCAGGATCTACCATAAAACCGCTGATCGATTATGCTCCTGCCTTTGAAACCGGATATTATTATCCCTCCAGGCTGGTGAATGACCATCTGTTTGATAAAGGGCCCAAAAACAGCGGAGGAAAATATTTTGGAAATATTTCCGTGAGAGAGGCATTGAACCGAAGTCTTAATACGGTGGCCTGGCAGGTGCTGGGAGACATCGGCGTTGACAAAGGCATAAGCTATCTGGGAAAGATGCATTTTGCAGGCATAAGCTATCAGGATAACGGAAACAGCAGTATGAGCATCGGTGGCTTTACGGAAGGTGCCAGAGTTGTGGATATGGCAAGGGGATACTCCGTTTTGGCGAACAACGGGCTGTACAGCAATAAAACATGTATCGTCAGCTTAGAAAGCCAGTATGACGGCGAGATATACAATGGAAACCAGGCGGATGAAAGAATATTTACGGAAGATACTGCTTACATGATCACCGATGTGTTAAAGGGTACTCTGGATAAGCCTTACGGAACAGGCAATGGCCTGGGGCTTGGAGTTCCGGCCGCCGGAAAGACCGGAACCACCAACAGCAATAAAGATACCTGGTTTTGCGGGTATACAAAGCATTACACAACAGCTGTCTGGGTAGGATATGACACTCCAAAGGCCATGCCAGGAGTTTACGGTAAAACCTATTCGGGAAAGATCTGGCAGGAATTTATGGCTGAGATAAACGATGGTCTTCCGGTTCTGGATTGGGATATGCCGGCAACCGTTTCCTTTAAGAATGTGGATTCCACAGGGGAAAAAACCGACGCTGAAACAGGAAGGAAGGATCTGTTTTCTTCTGTTGCAGAACAAACGGCCAAAGCCAATGGAAGTAAATGGAAGGAAGAGGAAGAACGTAAAAAGCTGGAGGCCCAGGCCCAGAGAGAGCAAGATGCTTCCAAAGAAGCCAGGCAGGCGGTGGAACAGACAGTTTCTGCCCTTCAGTCCCTGATCGGAGAACTATCTGCACTGAGCCACAGGGACAGCTCTACTGAGGAAACCATAAGTACTGCTTACACCCTTTTAGACCAGCTGACTGGCACCGAATATTATGATGGGTTAAAGACTCAGCTTGATGAGGCGGCAAGCCATGCCTCATCCCTGACCTGGCAGGAGGATTCTTCCGGGAAGCCCCAGGAGATCGGTCCGGGAGTCACCAAGCCGAAGGAAACGGTTCCTCCGGTTTTTCCTGGGGATATGGATTCAGATGAGGATTATGCTCCCGGCTTTGGTCCGGGAGGCCCTGATTCTGGTGCACAGGCAGTAGGGCCGGGTATGGAATAA
- the mgtE gene encoding magnesium transporter, with the protein MQENYNVEELMELADSRQFRKLKDVLMEYNEVDIAAFIEALDSEKTVVVFRMLPKGLASDVFACLEVEKQEHIINSMTDHELGTIVEDLFVDDAVDMLEELPASVVKRVLRNATPDTRKLINQFLNYPENSAGSIMTAEYVGLKKAMTVAQAFDYIRLHGVDKETIYTCYVMDATRRLEGVVTVKDLLMNPYEVAIGDIMDTHVIKAVTTEDQEAVADSFRRYGLLSLPVVDHEDRLVGIVTVDDVVDVMEQEATEDFEKMAAMIPSEKPYLKTSVFQLAKNRIMWLLVLMISSMVTGGILARYESAFAVIPLLVTFIPMLTDTGGNAGSQSSTMIIRGMAVGEIETKDFFRVIFKEFKVAILVGLILGIVNYIRLILLYPGQEMLCLTVMLSLLITVIVAKTIGGILPIAAKVFHMDPAIMAAPLITTIVDAVSLIIYFRLACKLLGL; encoded by the coding sequence ATGCAGGAGAATTACAATGTGGAAGAACTGATGGAGCTGGCTGACAGCCGTCAGTTTAGAAAACTGAAGGATGTGCTGATGGAATACAATGAAGTAGATATTGCAGCTTTCATTGAAGCATTGGATTCAGAAAAAACAGTGGTGGTGTTTCGGATGCTTCCCAAGGGGCTGGCAAGTGATGTGTTCGCATGCCTTGAGGTGGAGAAGCAGGAACACATTATAAACAGCATGACTGATCATGAATTGGGAACAATTGTAGAAGATCTGTTTGTGGATGATGCGGTGGACATGCTGGAGGAACTGCCGGCCAGCGTGGTAAAAAGGGTTCTGCGAAATGCGACCCCTGATACCAGAAAGCTGATCAACCAGTTTTTAAACTATCCGGAAAACAGCGCCGGAAGCATTATGACGGCTGAGTATGTGGGGCTTAAAAAGGCCATGACCGTGGCGCAGGCCTTTGACTATATCAGGCTGCATGGAGTGGATAAAGAAACCATTTACACCTGCTATGTGATGGATGCCACGAGAAGGCTGGAGGGAGTGGTCACGGTCAAGGATCTTTTAATGAATCCCTATGAGGTTGCCATCGGTGATATCATGGATACCCATGTCATAAAGGCGGTCACGACAGAAGACCAGGAGGCCGTTGCGGACAGCTTTCGAAGATACGGCCTTTTAAGTCTCCCTGTAGTGGATCATGAAGACCGCCTGGTGGGAATCGTTACCGTCGATGACGTTGTAGATGTTATGGAGCAGGAAGCCACAGAGGACTTTGAAAAGATGGCCGCCATGATTCCCAGTGAAAAGCCGTATTTAAAAACCAGCGTGTTCCAGCTGGCTAAAAACAGGATCATGTGGCTTCTTGTACTGATGATCAGCAGCATGGTGACCGGTGGGATCCTGGCCAGATATGAATCGGCCTTTGCAGTAATTCCTTTGCTCGTGACCTTTATTCCCATGCTTACGGATACAGGCGGCAATGCAGGAAGCCAGAGCAGTACCATGATCATCAGAGGAATGGCAGTGGGAGAAATCGAAACAAAAGATTTTTTCCGGGTAATCTTTAAAGAGTTTAAGGTAGCGATCCTTGTGGGGCTGATTCTGGGGATTGTGAATTATATCCGTCTGATCCTCCTTTATCCCGGGCAGGAGATGCTTTGTCTTACCGTGATGCTCAGCCTTTTGATCACAGTTATTGTGGCAAAGACCATCGGCGGAATTCTTCCCATTGCAGCCAAGGTGTTTCATATGGATCCGGCTATTATGGCGGCTCCCCTTATTACCACTATCGTGGATGCGGTCAGCCTGATCATATATTTCCGGTTAGCCTGCAAGCTTCTGGGATTATAA